The Engystomops pustulosus chromosome 2, aEngPut4.maternal, whole genome shotgun sequence genomic interval agttgtacatatatcattatatacaggagatccccaggttataccagctgtacatgtatcattatatacaggagatccccaggttataccggctgtacatatatcattatatacaggagatccccaggtcttaccagctgtacatatatcattatatacaggagatccccaggttataccggctgtacatatatcattatatacaggagatccccaggttataccggctgtacatatatcactatatacaggagatccccaggttataccggctgtacatatatcattatatacaggagatccccaggttataccagctgtacatatatcattatatacaggaaatcaccaggttataccggctgtacatatatcattatatacaggagatccccagattataccggctgtacatatatcattatatacaggagatccccaggttataccggctgtacatatatcattatatacaggagatccccaggttataccggctgtacatatatcactatatacaggagatccccaggttataccggctgtacatatatcattatatacaggagatccccaggttataccggctgtacatatatcattatatacaggagatccccaggttataccggctgtacatatatcattatatacaggagatccccaggttattccagctgtacatatatcattatatacaggagatccccaggttataccggctgtacatatatcattatatacaggagatccccaggttataccggctgtacatatatcattatatacaggagatccccaggttataccagctgtacatatatcattatatacaggagatcctcaggttataccggctgtacatatatcattatatacaggagatcctcaggttataccggctgtacatatatcattatatacaggagatccccaggttataccggctgtacatatatcattatatacaggagatcctcaggttataccggctgtacatatatcattatatacaggagatccccaggttataccggctgtacatatatcattatatacaggagatccccaggttataccggctgtacatatatcactatatacaggagatccccaggttataccagctgtacatatatcattatatacaggagatacccgagttataccggctgtacatatatcattatatacaggagatccccaggttataccggctgtacatatatcactatatacaggagatccccaggttatgccagctgtacatacatcattatatacaggacatccccaggttataccggctgtacatatatcattatatacaggacatccccaggttataccggctgtacatatatcattatataaaggagatccccaggttataccagttgtacatatatcattatatacaggagatccccaggttataccggctgtacatatatcattatatgcaggagatccccaggttataccggctgtacatatatcattatatacaggagatccccaggttataccagctgtacatatatcattatatacaggagatccccaggttatacccgctgtacatatatcattatatacaggagatccccaggttataccggctgtacatatatcattatatacaggagatccccaggttataccggctgtacatatatcattatatacaggagatccccaggttataccggctgtacatatatcattatatgcaggagatccccaggttataccggctgtacatatatcattatacacaggagatccccaggttataccggctgtacatatatcattatatacaggagatccccaggttataccggctgtacatatatcattatatacaggagatccccaggttataccggctgtacatatatcattatatacaggagatccccaggttataccggctgtacatatatcattatatacaggagatccccaggttataccagctgtacatgtatcattattagagatgagcgaacactaaaatgctcgggtactcgttattcgagacaaacttttccggatgctcgagtgctcgtctcgaataacgagccccattgaagtcaatgggagactcgagcatttttcaaggggaccaaggctctgcacagggaagcttggccaaacacctgggaacctcagaaaaggatggaaacaccacggaaatggacaggaaacagcaggggcagcatgcatggatgcctctgaggctgcttaatcgcaccattatgccaaaattatgggcaacagcatggccatgacagagtgacagaatgaggctagatagcatctaaaacatccaataattgaccctgacactataggggacggcatgcagaggcagcggcagcagcggcaggctagagagtggcatggcgacataccctaaatggacataggcttcaaaccaatgggtggcagagaggaaccaaaggaggtgagcaagaagcgctcaaataatatcggtacatgataaaagtttgccagtatattttgtggattacacagcagggtggcgacaaagttaacatggaagccatgaaaacaacccaaaattctgcctgacacagctcgtttgataaggggaccatgtatggaggcagtgaactagtagtagattaaaggtgctgcagttaaaactatgttagttggatcttggcatggagctggcgctccgctgccaggcgagctttcgccaatccaagcccctgtctctaggctactccccaaacagcacttctaagaaccttttgtataagatcaagtgtagtagcgttcttataagtttaggatatggcgggtgaggggaatgtaaacagatgcgcaagaagcgctgaaataatatccctaaatggtaaaagtttgccagtatattttgtggattacacagcagggtggcgacaaagttaacaactttgatgtggaatccatgaaaacaacccaaatttctgcctgacacacctcgtttgataaagggacgatgtatggaggcagctatatggacgacttttggaggtagcaatggagacaacgtgtggaggctgctatggagacaatttaatttggatagtgcctgtatgtggcagtcccaaacatttttcaaaccagaggagcaggtaggtggccctccagtaaaatgggatagattgagtgcctgtatgtggcagtcccaaaaatgtttcaaaccagaggagcaggtaggtggccctccagtaaaatggaatagattgagtgcctgtatgtggcagtcccaaaaattgttcaaaccagaggagcaggtaggtggccctgcagtaaaatggaatagattgagtgcctgtatgtggcagtcccaaaaattgttcaaaccagaggagcaggtaggtggccctgcagtaaaatggaatagattgagtgcctgtatgtggcagtcccaaaaattgttcaaaccagaggagcaggtaggtggccctgcagtaaaatggaatagattgagtgcctgtatgtggcagtcccaaaaattgttcaaaccagaggagcaggtaggtggccctgcagtaaaatggaatagattgagtgcctgtatgtggcagtcccaaaaattgttcaaaccagaggagcaggtaggtggccctgcagtaaaatggaatagattgagtgcctgtatgtggcagtcccaaaaatgtttcaaaccagaggagcaggtaggtggccctgcagtaaaatggaatagattgagtgcctgtatgtggcagtcccaaaaattgttcaaaccagaggagcaggtaggtggccctgcagtaaaatggaatagattgagtgcctgtatgtggcagtcccaaaaattgttcaaaccagaggagcaggtaggtggccctgcagtaaaatggaatagattgagtgcctgtatgtggcagtcccaaaaatgtttcaaaccagaggagcaggtaggtggccctccagtaaaatggaatagattgagtgcctgtatgtggcagtcccaaaaatgtttcaaaccagaggagcaggtaggtggccctgcagtaaaatggaatagattgagtgcctgtatgtggcagtcccaaaaatgtttcaaaccagaggagcaggtaggtggccctccagtaaaatggaatagattgagtgcctgtatgtggcagtcccaaaaattgttcaaaccagaggagcaggtaggtggccctgcagtaaaatggaatagattgagtgcctgtatgtggcagtcccaaaaattttttaaaacagaggaccgggtaggtggccctccagaaaaatggaatagattgagtgcctgtatgtggcactcacaaaaattgtttcaaacagaggaccgggtaggtggccctccagaaaaattaaatgcatgaagtactatagcaagagccagtgggccctgtcaaaaaatagccattttcctctgctttactgtacaaagaggaggagaaggaggaaaatgaggaggaggaggaggagtggatcaattattcaggttgagcttccttcacctggtggagattggaaattctgagaaatccagcctttattcattttaataagcgtcagcctgtcagcgctgtcagtcgacaggcgtgtacgcttatcggtgatgatgccaccagctgcactgaaaacccgctcggacaagacgctagcggcagggcaggcaagaacctccaaggcgtacagcgccagttcgtgccacatgtccagctttgaaacccagtagttgtagggagctgtgtgatcatttaggacgatggtatggtcagctacgtactccctcaccatctttctgtaaagatcagccctactctgccgagactggggacaggtgacagtgtcttgctggggtgacataaagctggcaaaagccttgtaaagcgtacccttgccagtgctggacaagctgcctgctcgcctactctccctcgctacttgtcccgcagaagtacgccctctgccgctagcgctgtcagaagggaaatactgtttcagcttgtgcaccagggtctgctggtattcatgcattctcacactcctttcctctccagggatgagagtgggaagattttgcttgtaccgtgggtccaggagagtgaacacccagtaatcggtgctggaataaattctttgaacgcgagggtcacgggataggcagcctagcatgaaatctgccatatgcgccagagtaccaacgcgtaagaattcactcccctcactggcctgactgcccatttcctcctcctccaactcctccaactcctcttcttctgcccatacacgctgaacagtgaaggactcaacaatggtccccttttgtgtctcgccaacattctcctcctcttcctcctcatcctcctccacctccacctcctccgatatgcgctgagaaacagacctcagggtgctttggctatcaacaagggaatattcttcccccgtctcttgtgacgagcgcaaagcttccgacttcatgctgaccagagagtttttcaacaggccaagcagcgggatggtgaggctgatgatggcggcatcgccactgaccatctgtgttgactcctcaaagttactcagcacctgacagatatcagacatccacgtccactcctcattgtagacttgaggaagctgactgacctgactaccagttctggtggaagttgacatctggcagtctacaatcgctctgcgctgctggtaaactctggataacatggtcagtgttgaattccacctcgtgggcacgtcgcacaacagtcggtgagcgggcagttggaggcggcgctgcgctgccctgagagtggcagcatctgggctggacttcctgaaatgcgcacagatgcggcgcaccttcgtgagcaaatcagacagattggggtatgtcttgaggaaacgctgcactatcagatttaacacatgggccaggcatggcacatgtgtcagtctgccgagttgcagagccgccaccaggttacggccgttgtcacacacaaccattcccggcttgaggttcagcggtgccagccacagatcagtctgcgccgtgatgccctgtaatagctcttgggcggtgtgccttttgtcgcctaggctcagcagtttgagcaccgcctgctgtcgcttagcgacggcactgctgctgtgcctagagctaccgactgatggcgccgtgcccacggatggtagttcggaggaggaggtggaggaggggtgggaggaggaggaggcatagtaggcctgaaacacctggaccgaggtaggccccgcaatcctcggcgtcggcagtatatgagcagccccagggtcagactcggtcccagcctccaccaagttaacccaatgtgccgtcagcgatatatagtggccctgcccggcagcactcgtccacgtgtccgtggtcaggtggaccttgtcagaaacggcgttggtcagggcacggatgatgttgtctgacacgagctggtgcagggctgggacggcacatcgggaaaagtagtggcggctggggaccgaataccgaggggcggccgccgccatgaggttgcgaaaggcctcggtctctactagcctatagggcagcatctccaggctaagcaatctggagatgtgcacattaagggcttgggcgtgcgggtgggttgcactatatttgcgtttccgctccagcgtctggggtatggagagctgaacgctggtggatgctgtggaggatcgtggaggcgacgatggggtttttgtgccagggtcctgggcagggggctgactagcagctgacacaggggaaggagcagtggtgtgcacggccggaggtgaacgggcttgttgccactgagtggggtgcttagcattcatatgcctgcgcatactggtggtagttaagctagtagtggtggaacccctgctgagcctggtttggcaaatgttgcacaccacagtccgtcggtcatccggtgtttccttaaagaacctccacacttctgaagatctagccctcgccgcaagagccctcaccacgggagcttcactagttgacagtggcgctgatgcaccagctctggccctgcctctccgtctggccccaccactgcctcttccaacctgttcaggtcgaggactctcctccgtctcagaagcactgtgttcacccggcctctcaacccagcttgggtctgtcacctcatcatcctccgatccctcagtctgctcccccctcggacttcctgccctgacaacaacttccccactgtctgacaaccgtgtctcctcatcgtcggacacctctttacacacttccactacgtcaagaaggtcatcatcacccacagactgtgactggtggaaaacctgggcatcggaaaattgctcagcagcaaccggacaagtggtttgtgactgtgggaagggtccagaaaacagttcctcagagtatgccggttcaaatgccaaattttcctgggagggggcagactgggggggaggaggctgaggtgcaggagctggaggagtggcgatttcggtgacatgggtggactgcgtggaagactgactggtggtggacaaattgctcgaagcattgtcagcaatccacgacatcacctgttcgcactgttctggcctcaacagtgctctaccacgagtcccagtaacttgagacatgaacctagggagtgtagctctgcggcgttcccctgctccctcatcagcaggtggtgtctcaccccgcccaggaccacggcctctgacccctgcagtagttggacgcccacgtccccgccctcgtcctctacccctagccctcgggttaaacatttttaaaatgagagttataactttttttttttttttttacttttttttttttttttttgtgtttttttttttttttgtgttttttgtttttttttgagtttttaaaaccaaacaatgctatcctattgctatggctattttctagccaagtatcaaagcacactactatgccagatgagatgacactgagttattgcctaatagaaatccaacccctactgaattttgccacttcggcctttgctatggatatgtgcgccactaagcgcagaacacagcggtcgcaagtctcactacaaattgctcagaattggcaagtacatgcactgcagaaactacagccaccagcagatcaaccagaaatcaaatatatagaacgctactgtaggcttcaagaagctgtttgtattctcctatggctattttctagccaagtatcaaaggaagcacagtactatgccagatgagatgacactgagttattgcctaatagaaatccaacccctactgaattttcccacttcggtctttgctatggatatgtgtgccactaagagctaaacacaacggtagcaagtccccctgctaattcctcacaaaatggtaaaagatgcaaattaaaataaaaaaagtagaacgttattgtagccctaagaagggctgttgggttctttgagaatcactcctgcctaacagtaagctaatagaacaccctaacgctttccctgagcagcagcagctctctccctagcggcatccagagacagaatgatccgagcagcgcggccagcggctagtctatcccagggtcacctgatctggccagccaaccactgctatcgacgtgtaagggtaccacgtcatgctgggtggagtgcagagtctcctggcttgtgattggctctgtttctggccgccaaaaagcaaaacggcgggagctgccattttctcgagcgggcgaagtattcgtccgagtaacgagcagtttcgagtaccctaatgctcgaccgagcatcaagctcggacgagcatgttcgctcatctctaatcattatatacagaagatcctcaggttataccggctgtacatatatcattatatacaggagatccccaggttataccagctgtacatacatcattatatacaggagatccccaggttataccggctgttcatatatcactatatacaggagatccccaggttataccggctgtacatatatcattatatacaggagatccccaggttctaccggctgtacatatatcattatatacaggagatccccaggttataccagttgtacatatatcattatatacaggagatccccaggttataccagctgtacatatatcattatatacaggagatccccaggttataccggctgtacatatatcattatatacaggagatccccaggttataccagctgtacatatatcattgtatacaggagatccccaggttataccagctgtacatatatcattatatacaggagatccccaggttataccagctgtacatatatcattatatacaggagatccccaggttataccggctgtacatatatcattatatacaggagatccccaggttataccggctgtacatatatcattatatacaggagatccccaggttataccggctgtacatatatcattatatacaggagatccccaggttataccagctgtacatatatcattatatacaggagatccccaggttataccggctgtacatatatcattatgcaCAGTAAATACCTATGTTATACCATCATTGTTCTTTTATTCAGTAATAATGTTCCATTATGTTATAGACTTATTCCCTGTACATTGTACTGAGCCTCATGATGTGATGACTTTCCCCCTGATTACAGATGATGCGTCTCCCATAGCTGTGCCGGTCATGTCACCGTCCATCAGTCCAAACTGCAGTAACTCCAGCCACTTCCTCCTCAGCGGGATCCCACATCTGGAGGACTTCAGCTTCTGGTTTGGTTTTCTTCTCATCTCTATGTACATCGTGGCAGTCATGGGGAACGTCTCGATTCTCTACATCATCAAGGTGGAGCCGGAGCTTCACGAGCCCATGTACATCTTCCTCTTCATGTTGTCAGTGGTAGACCTGTTGTTAGCCACCACAACCATGCCAAAAATGCTGGGGATCTTCTGGATGGACCTCAGGGAGATTGCCTTTGATACGTGTCTGACCCAGATGTTCTTCGTCCACTTCCTGTCTGCTCTGGAGTCCGGGATCTTGGTGGCCATGGCTGTAGATCGCTATGTGGCTATCTGTCACCCTCTACGATACTCGTCTATTCTGACCAGTGAGAAGATTTTTAAGATGTCCACACTGATTGTGGTCAGAGGGGCCCTTGTTATGGTTCCCATCCCCCTCATCATCAAGAGGCTTCCACAATGGAAGAACAACGTCCTGACCCATTCCTACTGCCTCCACCAAGAGGTGATGAACCTGGCTTGTGGAGACATCAAGGTCAATGTCATCTATGGGCTCTTTGTCATCATCTCGGTCATGGGCATTGACTCCCTCTTCATCTCCTTGTCCTACCTGTTGATCCTTAAGGCGGTGCTTGGCCTGGTGGAAGAGGCCAGCATGAAGGCCTTCAGGACGTGTGCCGCCCACATATGCGCCGTCCTTGTGTACTACATCCCTTTGATTGGTCTTTCAGTCGTTCACAGGTTCAAAAACAACTCGACTCCAAACCTTCATATATTTTTTGGGAATGTCTATCTCCTGCTTCCCcctgtcattaaccccttaatttatGGGATTAAAACAAAGCAAATCCGCAACGGACTCAAAAAATTCTTGATTAAAATGATCCATCAGGGAAAAAACTCCAGAAAGATCTGATATTAGCGGAACATGGACAATAGAATGTTGTGGACACCTACTCTAATCTACAGATTGTTCTATCAAGAAACACAACCTATTGGCTACTGTATAGGGGGAGGGGACCTCTGAGGGGAAAGTCCAAGCAGATATAGGGTCGAGAAGTCTCCAAAGTTTTTAGGCTGAAGACTTTGGGTTATCACGGGAGGAGAAGCTTTGGAGGACTTTACATTAGATAATTCTTATCCATTGTAAGATCTGAGTTGAGTAAGAGTTTTTACAAGGTTGGACTAAGGTGAGTTGGGTTTGTTATTCCTCCCGTTGGACTATTTTACACACAGGAGAAGTGGCCGTGTATGTGGGAGGTCCTTTCTACTGCACCTACAGGAGTTATGGGAACAGATGAACCTGAGATTCTGTAGGCTACTAGAGGTAAATCACATGCAAGGAAGACGACTGCTACGACTCCTCAGAGGGCTGAACGGTGATCAGGAGGGATGGAGGAGAAGGTCTCAAGGATGGATGTCTAGTTCCATGTTTTGCTTCTTCTCAAGAAGAGTCATGACTTGAGTGTAGTAAACGTGTCAGACGCCCTAAAACTGGAAACAATAAAGTGTCCCCCTACTTCTTCTTCTTCCGTCTTTCTCTGTTTACAATGGTGTAACATGAGACTGAGAGCAGGTGAGGGGTGTCATCCTGTAGACCAAGGATTTGCTCCTCCTGGGTGGCTCGGTGGTCCTACACTGATGTGTCCACCTTTTACTTGGCTTTCATTTTGGTCTAAGAACCTAAATTCTCGTGAAAAGAATTAAACACAATTAATCAGCTTCAATTGACACCAGAACTATCTCAGGGTAGACACAGGGGATCACTTGGTCATAGGATATCACAGAATCGCATGGCTGGTCACCTAGAGACAAACATTTGTCCAGCCCAGAGCAATGAAAGGACGGACGTGTTCCCGTGTACAGGTTCTCCACTGCTCTCAAAGGGCTTTAAGCAAAAATTGGTATCAACAAATTACAATGACGTACAACCCTTGCCCCTAGATTATAGACATCCCCTTTCCCTAAATTACAGTCAGCCTCTACCCCTAGATTACAGACAACCCATGCCCCtagcgcagtgatggcgaaccttttagagaccgagtgcccaaactacaacaaagacccgcttatttatcgcaaagtgccaacacag includes:
- the LOC140116390 gene encoding olfactory receptor 51E1-like, which codes for MSPSISPNCSNSSHFLLSGIPHLEDFSFWFGFLLISMYIVAVMGNVSILYIIKVEPELHEPMYIFLFMLSVVDLLLATTTMPKMLGIFWMDLREIAFDTCLTQMFFVHFLSALESGILVAMAVDRYVAICHPLRYSSILTSEKIFKMSTLIVVRGALVMVPIPLIIKRLPQWKNNVLTHSYCLHQEVMNLACGDIKVNVIYGLFVIISVMGIDSLFISLSYLLILKAVLGLVEEASMKAFRTCAAHICAVLVYYIPLIGLSVVHRFKNNSTPNLHIFFGNVYLLLPPVINPLIYGIKTKQIRNGLKKFLIKMIHQGKNSRKI